Proteins encoded together in one Chitinophaga lutea window:
- a CDS encoding penicillin-binding transpeptidase domain-containing protein, with product MLRFLFIFIFGCTVQTAAQNCDIPGSTVIYDYAAKKWICTDSADAWKPSQPASTFKIINLLIALETGVIKDENEVIKWPGKTDTSLYGYRPEIYKDMTVKRAFEVSAGWAFIELSKKIGKERYRHYLKACRYGNGDLSRNDPDFWNFGPFKISPRNQVEFLISVYEEKLPFSKRNFAILKRVMITEQTNDYTIRSKTGWTRLDGNDYGWWTGYLEKKNNVYFFATRLVKERKTQNPDFGSCRKLVTIQRLKELKAM from the coding sequence ATGCTCCGTTTCCTGTTCATATTCATCTTCGGCTGTACGGTACAGACCGCCGCACAAAACTGCGACATCCCGGGCAGTACGGTCATATATGACTACGCCGCCAAAAAGTGGATCTGCACCGATTCCGCCGATGCCTGGAAACCCTCGCAGCCCGCGTCCACCTTCAAGATCATCAACCTGCTCATCGCCCTCGAAACGGGTGTGATCAAAGACGAGAACGAAGTGATCAAATGGCCGGGAAAAACGGATACCTCGCTGTACGGCTACCGCCCCGAAATCTATAAAGACATGACGGTGAAAAGAGCTTTCGAAGTATCCGCGGGATGGGCGTTTATCGAACTGTCGAAAAAAATAGGGAAGGAGCGGTACCGGCATTACCTGAAGGCCTGCCGGTATGGGAATGGCGATCTCAGCCGCAACGACCCGGATTTCTGGAACTTCGGGCCGTTTAAAATATCGCCGCGCAACCAGGTGGAATTTCTGATCAGCGTCTATGAAGAGAAATTACCGTTTTCCAAACGTAACTTTGCGATATTGAAGCGTGTCATGATCACGGAACAGACCAATGATTACACGATACGCTCCAAAACCGGCTGGACGCGCCTCGATGGTAACGATTACGGCTGGTGGACCGGCTACCTGGAGAAAAAGAACAACGTATACTTTTTCGCCACACGGCTGGTGAAAGAAAGGAAAACCCAAAACCCGGATTTCGGATCATGCAGAAAACTCGTTACCATTCAGCGGCTGAAGGAGCTGAAGGCGATGTGA
- a CDS encoding sigma factor, whose translation MQKTRYHSAAEGAEGDVIAQLRPLLTTYAYNITGVLEEARDLVQDAYVRFMQTDTKRTSSARSSTCRSTATPNVKKQVIPASGCRNPSIPPARTAGCWARTCCAIR comes from the coding sequence ATGCAGAAAACTCGTTACCATTCAGCGGCTGAAGGAGCTGAAGGCGATGTGATCGCCCAGCTGCGGCCCTTGCTCACCACATACGCGTACAACATCACCGGCGTGCTGGAAGAGGCGCGCGACCTGGTGCAGGATGCTTATGTACGCTTCATGCAAACGGATACAAAGCGTACCTCATCCGCACGGTCATCAACCTGTCGATCAACCGCAACACCCAACGTAAAAAAACAAGTTATCCCGGCGAGTGGCTGCCGGAACCCGTCGATACCTCCCGCCCGGACAGCGGGTTGCTGGGCAAGGACGTGCTGCGCTATTCGCTGA
- a CDS encoding sigma factor-like helix-turn-helix DNA-binding protein: MLGKDVLRYSLMVLLEKLNARERAVFILREAFNYDYAEIAAALEISEANARQLLSRAKKQLHHHPPATVRQQDQAFLQRYLEVIHQGDTSRLEKLLHEDITSISDGGGKVAAAIQPIHGRKAVQAFLLGIYQKFYHAADIRAVTINHQPALLYYFNGQLTTCQVFTVDDNGISGVYLIRNPEKLAAIAL, translated from the coding sequence TTGCTGGGCAAGGACGTGCTGCGCTATTCGCTGATGGTGCTGCTCGAAAAGCTGAACGCGCGGGAAAGGGCGGTGTTCATTTTGCGGGAGGCGTTCAATTACGACTACGCCGAAATCGCCGCCGCACTGGAAATCTCGGAAGCAAACGCCCGCCAGCTGCTGAGCCGCGCCAAAAAACAGCTGCACCACCATCCGCCGGCCACGGTACGGCAGCAGGACCAGGCCTTCCTCCAACGTTACCTCGAAGTCATCCACCAGGGCGATACCTCCCGCCTGGAGAAGCTGCTGCACGAAGATATCACTTCCATCTCCGACGGCGGCGGCAAGGTAGCGGCCGCGATACAACCGATACATGGCAGAAAAGCGGTACAGGCCTTCCTGCTGGGCATCTACCAGAAGTTTTATCATGCCGCCGATATCAGGGCGGTCACTATCAATCACCAGCCGGCATTGCTGTATTACTTCAACGGCCAGCTTACCACCTGCCAGGTGTTTACGGTAGACGACAACGGCATCAGCGGCGTGTACCTGATCCGCAACCCGGAGAAGCTCGCGGCGATCGCCCTGTAA
- a CDS encoding carboxymuconolactone decarboxylase family protein yields MTPRISPADIPAGLIEAMRHVQAYIDDAGLDRRLLELVRTRVSQINSCAYCLDMHHKEALHAGETIQRLISVSAWREAPYYSPKEQAVLAFAENLTHMPAEEHSDDLHYEMLQHFSRPEIALWSLAVAQINSWNRLVRSFGTVAGNYKVPESRPRLEPGTPA; encoded by the coding sequence ATGACACCAAGAATTTCACCCGCCGACATACCGGCGGGGCTGATTGAAGCCATGCGCCACGTACAGGCGTACATCGATGATGCGGGCCTCGACCGCCGCCTGCTCGAACTGGTTCGCACCCGCGTATCCCAGATCAACAGCTGCGCCTATTGCCTGGATATGCACCACAAGGAAGCCCTGCACGCCGGGGAAACCATCCAGCGGCTGATCTCCGTGTCCGCCTGGAGGGAAGCGCCCTACTACAGCCCGAAAGAACAGGCCGTACTGGCTTTCGCGGAAAACCTCACCCATATGCCGGCGGAAGAACATTCCGACGACCTGCATTATGAAATGCTCCAGCACTTCAGCCGCCCGGAAATTGCCCTGTGGAGCCTCGCCGTGGCCCAGATCAATTCCTGGAACAGGCTCGTGCGCTCGTTCGGGACCGTAGCCGGCAACTACAAGGTGCCGGAAAGCAGGCCCCGCCTGGAGCCGGGAACACCGGCCTGA
- a CDS encoding ABC transporter permease, with product MFKHNLLIIFRNFRRFKGSFFINLAGLSTGLACVLLIYLWVDDELHVDKFHQNDEQVYQVMQNMQLADHIETVDASPFPLAEALKAEMPEVEQTAMCTNPAWLDKFSITADGLTIKAGGIFASPEFFSVFTYPVLQGKMAGSNDVMVSASLARKLYKTENEAMGKPFPWELGRVKGNARIAGIFKDVPANSSMQFELVLSAGFIKEFMPNNLHWGNYNILTFAQLRPGTDVAAFNKKIAGFIRTKRSDSNITLFLKKYSDAYLYGKYENGAAVGGRIAYVRLFSIIAVFILLIACINFMNLSTAKASRRLKEVGIKKALGVSRRSLIWQHMCEALMMTFISLFVALLLAAMLTGPFNRITGKELHLVPGVRLVASLLGITLVTGLLAGSYPALYLSRFNPLTVLKGRLQTSFGEVWTRKGLVVFQFAMSVILIVAVTVVYKQIDFVQTRQLGYDRSNVLYFQRDGKAGENAAAFMARIKQLPGVQDASSMEDIIVGQHSFTEGLDWPGRKKDEIIKFENVTLSFGAMEVLGMQMAEGRMFSTTHPTDSFALILNEAGVKAIGLKDPVGKTVKLWGTERKVIGVVKDFHFESFHKAVEPVFLKIGTTECTNMLVKIAPGREKQAIAGLERLYREFNPGYTFEYRFMDASYQSLYDAEKRVSALSGYFAGLAILISCLGLFGLAAFTAERRWKEIGIRKVLGASVTNIVTMLSGDFIKLVLISIVIACPVAWYAMHTWLSGFAYRIDLQWWMFALAGLAAICIALMSVGVQSVKAALMNPVKTLHAD from the coding sequence ATGTTTAAACACAACCTGCTCATCATTTTCCGGAATTTCAGGCGCTTCAAAGGCTCTTTTTTCATCAACCTGGCCGGTTTATCGACCGGGCTGGCCTGTGTGCTGCTCATCTACCTCTGGGTAGACGATGAGCTGCACGTCGACAAGTTCCATCAAAATGACGAGCAGGTGTACCAGGTGATGCAGAACATGCAGCTGGCCGACCATATCGAAACGGTCGACGCTTCGCCGTTCCCGCTGGCGGAAGCATTGAAAGCCGAAATGCCGGAGGTGGAACAGACGGCCATGTGTACTAACCCGGCCTGGCTCGACAAGTTCAGTATAACGGCAGATGGCCTTACCATAAAAGCAGGCGGCATTTTCGCATCGCCCGAATTTTTCTCGGTGTTCACCTACCCGGTGCTGCAGGGAAAAATGGCGGGCAGCAATGATGTTATGGTGTCCGCGTCGCTTGCGCGGAAATTGTACAAAACGGAAAACGAAGCCATGGGCAAACCGTTCCCCTGGGAACTGGGGCGCGTAAAAGGCAATGCCCGTATTGCCGGCATTTTCAAAGATGTGCCCGCCAATTCCTCCATGCAATTCGAGCTGGTGCTTTCCGCCGGTTTCATCAAAGAATTCATGCCCAATAACCTGCATTGGGGCAATTATAATATCCTCACTTTCGCGCAGCTGCGCCCGGGTACCGATGTCGCGGCTTTCAACAAAAAAATCGCAGGCTTCATCCGCACGAAGCGGAGCGATTCCAACATCACCCTGTTCCTGAAAAAATATTCGGACGCGTATCTCTACGGCAAATACGAGAACGGCGCGGCGGTGGGCGGCAGGATCGCCTACGTGCGGCTCTTTTCCATCATCGCCGTATTCATCCTTTTGATTGCCTGCATCAACTTCATGAACCTTTCCACCGCCAAAGCTTCGCGGCGGCTGAAAGAGGTGGGCATCAAAAAGGCGCTGGGCGTCAGCCGGCGCTCGCTCATCTGGCAGCACATGTGCGAGGCGCTGATGATGACGTTCATATCGCTGTTCGTTGCCCTGCTACTGGCGGCTATGCTCACCGGGCCGTTTAACCGCATTACGGGCAAGGAACTGCACCTCGTTCCCGGCGTCAGGCTGGTTGCTTCCCTGCTCGGGATCACGCTCGTTACGGGACTGCTGGCGGGCAGTTATCCCGCCCTGTACCTGTCTCGCTTCAACCCGCTGACGGTGCTGAAAGGCCGCCTGCAAACTTCCTTCGGCGAAGTGTGGACGCGCAAGGGGCTGGTGGTGTTCCAGTTCGCGATGTCGGTGATACTCATCGTGGCCGTTACCGTGGTGTACAAACAGATCGATTTTGTGCAGACGCGGCAGCTGGGGTACGACCGAAGCAATGTGCTCTATTTCCAGCGCGACGGCAAAGCCGGCGAAAACGCGGCCGCCTTCATGGCCCGGATCAAACAATTACCCGGCGTGCAGGATGCGAGCAGCATGGAAGACATCATCGTGGGGCAGCACAGCTTTACCGAAGGCCTCGACTGGCCCGGCCGGAAAAAAGACGAGATCATCAAGTTCGAAAATGTGACGCTCAGTTTCGGGGCGATGGAAGTGCTGGGCATGCAGATGGCGGAAGGAAGGATGTTTTCCACCACTCACCCGACCGACAGCTTTGCGCTGATCCTCAATGAAGCCGGCGTAAAGGCCATCGGGCTGAAAGACCCGGTAGGCAAAACAGTGAAGCTCTGGGGCACCGAGCGCAAGGTGATCGGCGTTGTGAAAGATTTCCATTTTGAATCGTTCCATAAAGCGGTGGAGCCGGTGTTCCTGAAAATAGGCACCACCGAATGCACCAATATGCTCGTTAAAATAGCGCCCGGCAGGGAAAAACAGGCCATCGCCGGGCTGGAACGGCTTTACCGGGAGTTCAATCCGGGGTACACTTTTGAATACCGGTTCATGGATGCCTCGTACCAGTCGCTGTACGACGCGGAAAAAAGAGTGTCAGCGCTCTCCGGCTATTTCGCCGGACTGGCCATCCTCATTTCCTGCCTCGGCCTCTTCGGCCTGGCTGCCTTCACGGCGGAACGGCGCTGGAAAGAGATCGGCATCCGCAAAGTGCTGGGCGCTTCGGTGACCAATATCGTCACCATGCTGTCGGGCGACTTCATCAAACTCGTGCTGATCTCCATCGTGATCGCCTGTCCCGTTGCCTGGTACGCCATGCATACCTGGCTCAGCGGTTTCGCTTACCGGATCGACCTGCAATGGTGGATGTTCGCGCTGGCGGGGCTGGCGGCCATCTGCATAGCGCTGATGTCTGTGGGGGTACAATCCGTGAAAGCCGCGCTCATGAACCCCGTGAAAACGCTGCATGCGGATTAG
- a CDS encoding TolC family protein, which translates to MKKLGIFWIVSILLSTNGMAQDARRLTLPQAESMFLQNNFLLLAQRYQVSADEALVQQAKLWDNPSFSSTSGFGTIQKVQPFNIGSGGQFEGDIDQLIRLAGKRNKQVQLAQWNAATSAAAFKELMRTLRLQLRSSYYELYFLKETEKVLKEQLTNLQKILDAYHSADSSGSVAHADVIRLQALQIGIANDYTDLRQRELDASQSLQLLLGSAGPVEPVVDGDVLLQYKLNGYTAQALADTALANRPDLLMADNQLKMAGVNYRLQKAIAVPDLHLGATYDRNGSYAPHFIGLTMGIDLPLWNRNQGNIKAAENTVKVQSAALEQQRLSIAVEVNTALRRISALEKGIEWTDLKQFNGEYDRLIDEVARNFRKGNISLLQFIDYFNSYSDHVKHTNKFLNDRVLAYEELNYATGAQLFNTVR; encoded by the coding sequence ATGAAAAAGCTTGGCATTTTCTGGATTGTTTCCATCCTCCTGTCAACGAACGGCATGGCGCAGGACGCCCGCCGGCTCACTTTACCGCAGGCGGAATCGATGTTCCTGCAAAACAACTTTCTCCTGCTCGCACAGCGGTACCAGGTGAGCGCGGACGAAGCGCTCGTGCAACAGGCAAAGCTCTGGGACAATCCCTCCTTTTCTTCGACATCCGGTTTTGGCACCATCCAAAAGGTGCAGCCCTTTAATATCGGCAGCGGCGGACAATTTGAAGGCGACATCGATCAATTGATACGGCTGGCAGGCAAAAGGAACAAACAGGTACAACTGGCCCAATGGAACGCGGCAACGTCCGCCGCCGCTTTTAAAGAATTGATGCGCACCCTCCGGCTGCAGTTGCGCAGCAGCTATTACGAACTGTATTTCCTGAAAGAAACGGAAAAGGTCCTGAAGGAACAGCTCACCAATCTCCAGAAAATTCTCGACGCGTATCATTCCGCCGACTCGAGCGGCAGCGTGGCGCATGCTGACGTGATCCGCCTGCAGGCCCTGCAGATCGGCATCGCCAACGACTACACCGACCTGCGGCAGCGGGAGCTCGACGCCTCGCAAAGCCTGCAATTGCTGCTGGGCAGCGCCGGTCCGGTGGAGCCGGTGGTAGACGGCGATGTGCTCCTGCAATATAAACTGAACGGTTATACGGCCCAGGCGCTGGCGGACACTGCGCTGGCCAACCGCCCGGATCTGCTGATGGCTGATAACCAGCTGAAAATGGCCGGCGTCAACTACCGCCTCCAGAAAGCCATAGCCGTTCCCGACCTGCACCTTGGCGCCACCTACGACCGCAACGGCAGCTATGCCCCGCATTTCATCGGTCTGACCATGGGCATCGACCTGCCGCTGTGGAACCGCAACCAGGGGAACATCAAAGCCGCGGAAAATACCGTCAAAGTGCAAAGCGCCGCGCTGGAACAACAGCGCCTGAGCATCGCCGTGGAAGTGAACACGGCGTTGCGCAGGATCAGCGCCCTCGAAAAGGGCATCGAGTGGACGGACCTGAAGCAGTTCAACGGCGAATACGACAGGCTTATCGACGAGGTGGCCCGCAATTTCCGGAAAGGCAATATTTCGCTGCTGCAGTTCATCGACTACTTCAACAGCTACAGCGACCATGTGAAACATACCAACAAGTTCCTCAACGACCGCGTGCTGGCGTATGAAGAGCTGAATTACGCCACCGGCGCGCAACTTTTTAATACCGTACGATGA
- a CDS encoding efflux RND transporter periplasmic adaptor subunit, whose product MKHVNYMLPLILAAALTGWSSCKQSHAEDAEAATFVLSDTMMASIRIDTTVIRPVESELRLSGKVTPDMGKVLKLYPLVSGYVRNINVQLGDYVKKGQVLAVIQSGEIADYDKQLIQAKTDMVMAEKSLKVAQDLYKSQLATEKDVVNAEGALNNAKAELARINEMLRIYRKGNGATSIVTAPISGYIIEKNINNGMEMRSDNSAHMFTISELDDVWIMANVFETDISRVKEGYPAEVTTISYPDRVFHGQIDKVYNVLDPDTKTMQVRIRLNNEGMLLKPEMFATVLLRYREGNEMMTIPSSAVIFDKGKNFVMVFKDRYNIETKEVKVTKSLNEVSYIQRGLQPGDKVISRNQLLIYDALND is encoded by the coding sequence ATGAAACACGTCAACTACATGCTTCCGCTGATACTGGCCGCCGCGCTCACCGGCTGGAGCAGCTGCAAACAATCCCACGCGGAAGACGCCGAAGCCGCCACTTTTGTGCTGAGCGACACCATGATGGCGTCTATCCGGATAGATACCACCGTGATCAGGCCCGTGGAAAGCGAACTGCGCCTTTCCGGCAAGGTAACGCCCGATATGGGCAAGGTGCTGAAACTCTACCCGCTGGTGAGCGGTTATGTACGCAACATCAATGTGCAGCTGGGCGACTATGTGAAGAAAGGGCAGGTGCTGGCTGTGATACAGAGCGGGGAAATCGCCGATTACGACAAGCAGCTCATCCAGGCCAAAACGGATATGGTGATGGCCGAAAAGAGCCTTAAAGTGGCGCAGGACCTCTATAAAAGCCAGCTGGCCACGGAAAAGGACGTGGTGAACGCCGAAGGCGCGCTCAACAACGCCAAAGCAGAATTGGCGCGCATCAACGAAATGCTCCGGATCTACCGGAAAGGCAACGGCGCCACCTCCATCGTGACGGCGCCCATCAGCGGCTATATCATCGAAAAGAACATCAACAACGGCATGGAAATGCGCTCGGACAACAGCGCCCACATGTTCACCATTTCGGAACTGGACGATGTATGGATCATGGCGAACGTTTTCGAGACCGACATCTCGCGGGTGAAAGAAGGATACCCGGCTGAAGTGACCACCATCAGCTACCCGGACAGGGTATTCCATGGGCAGATCGACAAGGTGTACAATGTGCTAGACCCGGACACGAAGACCATGCAGGTGCGCATCCGGCTCAACAACGAGGGCATGTTGCTCAAACCCGAGATGTTCGCCACCGTGCTGCTGCGCTACCGCGAAGGCAACGAAATGATGACCATCCCGTCGTCGGCCGTGATTTTCGACAAAGGGAAAAACTTCGTGATGGTGTTCAAAGACCGTTACAATATCGAAACGAAAGAAGTGAAGGTGACCAAATCGCTCAACGAGGTATCGTATATCCAGCGTGGTTTACAGCCGGGCGATAAAGTGATATCACGGAACCAGTTACTGATCTATGACGCATTGAACGACTGA